The sequence below is a genomic window from Lolium perenne isolate Kyuss_39 chromosome 7, Kyuss_2.0, whole genome shotgun sequence.
GCGCGAGCTCCGCCGTCTCGTCGTCGTCGTGGCCCTGGGCGTCGGGAGGCAGCTCGTCGGTGTACATGAAGTGGAGCATGGACTTGAAGACAGCGGGTTCCATGTCGTCGTCCAAGGTTATTTCAAAGGGCGAGGGTGCCGTGGTCTCGTTGCTGGTGGTGGCGGCGTCGAGGAGCTTCTTTCTGAGCACCGGGGACCGCGCCGCGAGCACCGCCCAGTGCGCGCGGATGGCCTCTCCTCCGACGCGCACCGTGACGGCCTTCCCGTCCTTGTCCTCCAGGAGCTTGCTGAAATCCTTGGACATGCCGGGCCCCGGAGGCGGCGCTTCGATCCGTGGCAGCTGCTTGGTCTCCGGCGTTTGAGGCGGCTTTATCACGCTGAGGTCGCACCTGATGGTGAGGCCGCCGTTGTGGATGTACACGGACGTCTCGAGGCTGCTTGCTTTCCACGACGGCACGCCCCAGCACCGCGGCGGATGGTGCGGCGGGAGCGTGTTGGTCTGAAAAGTAGTATTGAACCGGGCGTGTCGCATCGGCCTGTCCCCGCCGTCGCCGAACAGCGAGTGCCACCGTCCGGTGGATTGGTCCATCAGTTTCAGGTCGAACAACGCCCGGACCTCCGCGTTTGGGGTCATCAGCTCCAGGTAGACGGAGACGTGGTGCTGGCCGGCGGGGACGGCCTCGGAGCCGGCAGGGTAGAAGCGGATCGACCAGCCGTACCCGCCCACGTCGAAAGTGCCAGAGTTGACGCACTTGCCGACGCCGAGGTCCTTGAGCAACCCGTAACGATTGACGTCGAAGAGGTGCCTGCCCTCCTCCATCTCCGGCGTGCACGACGACCTCGTCAGCCTCGGCGAAACCATCGCGGGGAAACACGAGGTCGGCGGGGCCACCGGCGCAGCATTGGCCGGCGCCTCCGCGGCAGTGGGCGAGGCCGAAGCCTTCACCGCCGCTGCAGACGGGGCGCAAGAGTCCCTCGCCAGTGCCACTCTTGGTTGCGGTGCCGCCATTGTCGTCCTGCTCGTCGATCGATCGAGTTCTGCGTGAGCCGCGGCGGTTTGAACGTGAATCTGCTATTTGGTGCCATAGCTGCGCGCGCGGCGCGGCTATATACAAGGAGAGTCTCGCTCGGGCTTTCACTGACGCAAATCGCAAGAGCTCTTGACCAATACTGCACCGGTTAAACGGAGCTCTTACCTAATCATTTTGTTTGAGTGGCCTGTACCTAGTGGTGATGCATATATAGAAGTGTTTTGAGCTGGGTTATTTATCAAAGTCGATGTTAACTCATATATATCACGAGGCTCAAGTTAAAAGAGGAAACGACCATTGAGCGATGACCATATATTAAGTTCGTGAGACGATTTTCAAACGGACAAGGTTTTTGACTCCAAGTTCATATAAGTTCGTGAAATGATTTGCAGGTTTTCGATACGAGTTCAGGTTCGTGAAATGATTTGCAGGTTTTCGATACGAGTTCAGGTTCGTGAAATGATTTGCAGGTTTTCGATACGAGTTCAGGTTCGTGAAATGATTTGCAGGTTTTCGATACGAGTTCAGGTTCGTGAGATGATTTGCACACGGACAAGAGATTTTTGATCCGAGTCTGTATGAACTTTCATGCATCTATACATGGGGTTAGAGATGAACTCGAGAGTCCAGACCAATCGATCTACAAGTGATTTATTTGGCATGTTGTATCTACTTGGTTTCAAATTTGTTCTCTGGAATACTTTTGGGATTCCAATATTTTAGTTATTCAGGTTTCAAAATTGAGTGCAAAGATATAAAAAAAAACCCTTAAATTTGACGACAATTTGATCAAAGTTTGAGATTTTTTTACAAAGGTTCAAATATTTGTTTGATTCGAAGGATCATACAAAGTAGGTAATTTATTTGCTGCACAATATTTCAGGACAAGACAAGTTGAAACTACAACGCATGGAGGTGATTGATTGTTTAATCTGATGCGATTTTCACTCTGATTCTTCTTTTATACGCGAACAGTTTTAGCTTAGCGTCAACAGGTACGTGGTTGCAAGTGTTGAATACATAAGCATATTACTATATGATTTTATTCGGACAAACAAGTAATAAATCACGATAACAGAAACAACAAGCAGACtaatcaaaaaaaaattgaaatggAGGAGCCCAGCCACTTTGATGCATACGGGGCTTTTATTTAAACTTTATTCAACAGGAATCTGCTAACATCATACATCACAATACCCGAAGCCACCACTCAACACCTACAAACCTCACAATAGGTGAAAGTAACATGCCATCAGGCCTCCGCCCTAAAAACAGAAATAAACGCCCCACCAACTAAAAGCCGGGGCATCTCTTGTAAACGAGAGAGAGATTGAGGGAATTCGCCACACCTTGGGGCGTTCAGCTCATGTTAATATATAGGCCCGAGTACGGTGCCTTGGTACACAAGAATACAATCTAATCCTACCAAACCAAGAGATATACATGATCGGTTGAGGAGATTGCTATCTACACTTGCGTAACAAACTATACAGAGTTGATACTCTAACATC
It includes:
- the LOC127315624 gene encoding BTB/POZ and MATH domain-containing protein 2, which encodes MAAPQPRVALARDSCAPSAAAVKASASPTAAEAPANAAPVAPPTSCFPAMVSPRLTRSSCTPEMEEGRHLFDVNRYGLLKDLGVGKCVNSGTFDVGGYGWSIRFYPAGSEAVPAGQHHVSVYLELMTPNAEVRALFDLKLMDQSTGRWHSLFGDGGDRPMRHARFNTTFQTNTLPPHHPPRCWGVPSWKASSLETSVYIHNGGLTIRCDLSVIKPPQTPETKQLPRIEAPPPGPGMSKDFSKLLEDKDGKAVTVRVGGEAIRAHWAVLAARSPVLRKKLLDAATTSNETTAPSPFEITLDDDMEPAVFKSMLHFMYTDELPPDAQGHDDDETAELARRLFVAAEGCGIERLKRLCESLLYTNLSKRTLRATMEFAERHRCDRLRAACVQFHAARHPPGPVVCNYFSGIKRETSEGDSECSNCKRLKKAHQGAGHSSEAC